In Terriglobus sp. TAA 43, a single window of DNA contains:
- a CDS encoding DUF3037 domain-containing protein, giving the protein MHANVSFDYAVLRVVPRVEREEFVNAGVILYSQELRYLACCIGLDSERLRALAPDVDTEAIEQHLKAFSQVCSGNPDGGPMAKLSQRERFHWLTAPRSTMLQTSSIRTGICSRDGLSHEDLDQRLFEIASTVLVRDVCSQRSIVRASTEKPTS; this is encoded by the coding sequence GTGCACGCGAACGTCAGCTTTGATTACGCCGTGCTGCGCGTGGTGCCACGCGTGGAGCGCGAAGAGTTTGTGAATGCGGGCGTGATCCTGTACAGCCAGGAGTTGCGCTATCTTGCGTGCTGCATCGGACTGGATTCCGAGCGCCTGCGCGCTTTGGCTCCTGACGTGGATACAGAAGCGATCGAGCAACACCTGAAGGCGTTCTCACAGGTCTGTTCAGGGAATCCGGATGGTGGACCGATGGCGAAGCTGTCGCAGCGCGAGCGCTTTCACTGGTTGACTGCACCTCGAAGCACCATGCTGCAGACGTCCAGTATTCGTACCGGCATTTGTTCTCGTGACGGTCTGTCACATGAGGATTTGGATCAACGTCTATTCGAAATCGCATCGACCGTATTGGTCAGAGACGTTTGCTCGCAGCGCTCGATCGTTCGTGCGTCAACAGAAAAGCCCACGTCCTAA